One Glycine max cultivar Williams 82 chromosome 4, Glycine_max_v4.0, whole genome shotgun sequence DNA segment encodes these proteins:
- the LOC100785267 gene encoding tip elongation aberrant protein 1, translating into MRWEKVKGIGGEEGPGKRWGHTCNAVRDGRFLYLFGGYGKFNCQTNQVHVFDTLKQSWSEPAIKGPPPTPRDSHSCTVIGDSLFVFGGTDGSKLLNDLHILDTSSHTWVFPTVRGEAPDAREGHDAALVGKRLFMFGGCGRSADNINEVYYNDLYILNTELFVWNRATTSGTPPSPRDGHTCSSWRNKIIVIGGEDENDSYLSDVHILDTDTLIWSKLCTSGQLLPPRAGHSTVSFGKNLFVFGGFTDAQSLYNDLYMLNIETCVWTKVAITPNGPSARFSVAGDCLDPYMSGVLVFVGGCNRNLEALDDMHYLYTGIARESEQRPKKLSLRKQLKLKCLEQNPNLVQNPVLCGYGVGADSNQPMSILNYSQPSRLYIPVNQPLPPGKKMFQANVKGKNSAGYTIETVIDGKPLHGVLFKNQPNTLIPVPNTSSRKRTFSEILSPASNGIHSHNVMAYKVLRQDRMQDKQELRGESSESHERHKEADTIVVSSNPTTAAKSIKVSVNPEPEAVSMDQNGDEKNDTPKSLIESLKNDGSNDVTSSKGEVQIGGQINVPVSNYEIPRQMSDAPNCNADVLKPAAAKSAVCPPNQGVTGDCTTPRTEGHNEQAKLT; encoded by the exons atgagGTGGGAAAAGGTGAAGGGAATAGGAGGAGAAGAAGGGCCAGGGAAGAGGTGGGGCCACACGTGTAACGCGGTTAGAGATGGCAGATTCCTTTATCTCTTCGGCGGTTACGGCAAATTTAACTGTCAGACCAACCAAGTTCACGTCTTCGACACTC TGAAGCAGAGTTGGAGTGAACCAGCAATTAAGGGCCCCCCACCTACTCCTAGGGACAGCCATAGTTGCACTGTAATTGGTGATAGTCTGTTTGTGTTTGGGGGTACAGATGGGTCCAAGCTACTGAATGATTTGCACATACTAGATACTT CTTCACATACATGGGTTTTTCCAACTGTGAGAGGGGAAGCACCAGATGCACGTGAGGGTCATGATGCAGCACTTGTTGGCAAACGACTATTTATGTTTGGTGGTTGTGGGAGATCTGCTGATAACATTAATGAGGTGTACTACAATGACCTTTACATATTGAATACAG AATTGTTCGTTTGGAACCGTGCTACAACATCAGGCACTCCACCATCTCCTCGTGATGGCCATACTTGCTCATCTTGGAGAAACAAAATTATTGTGATAGGTGGGGAAGATGAAAATGATTCTTATCTGTCTGATGTCCACATCCTAGATACTG ATACTCTAATCTGGAGTAAACTGTGTACGTCAGGCCAATTGTTGCCACCTCGAGCTGGTCATTCTACGGTTTCTTTTGGAAAGAACTTGTTTGTTTTTGGGGGCTTTACAGATGCTCAAAGCCTATACAACGACCTGTATATGCTCAACATTG AGACTTGTGTGTGGACGAAGGTGGCAATTACACCTAATGGTCCTTCTGCTAGATTTTCTGTTGCTGGTGACTGTTTAGACCCATATATGAGTGGTGTTCTTGTGTTTGTTGGTGGTTGTAATAGAAATCTGGAAGCCCTGGATGATATGCATTACCTATACACAG GGATTGCACGGGAAAGTGAACAGCGACCAAAGAAGTTATCCTTAAGGAAGCAATTGAAGCTGAAATGTCTAGAACAGAATCCCAATCTTGTCCAAAACCCAGTTCTGTGTGGATATGGAGTGGGTGCTGACAGTAACCAGCCCATGTCAATCTTGAACTATAGCCAACCAA GTAGACTATATATCCCAGTAAATCAACCCCTGCCTCCTGGAAAGAAAATGTTTCAAGCCAACGTTAAGGGAAAAAACTCAGCAGGATATACTATTGAAACCGTTATTGATGGAAAGCCTCTTCATGGAGTTCTGTTTAAAAACCAGCCAAACACTCTTATTCCAGTTCCTAATACTTCCAGTAG GAAAAGGACTTTTAGTGAAATTTTAAGTCCTGCTTCAAATGGTATACATTCACACAATGTAATGGCTTATAAGGTGCTCAGGCAGGACAGAATGCAAGATAAACAGGAATTACGGGGAGAGAGTTCAGAATCTCATGAACGCCATAAGGAAGCTGATACTATTGTTGTATCAAGTAACCCGACAACTGCTGCCAAGTCCATTAAG GTTTCTGTCAACCCAGAACCAGAAGCTGTTTCTATGGAtcaaaatggtgatgaaaaaaatgacacaCCAAAATCCTTAATTGAGAGCTTGAAAAATGATGGATCCAATGATGTGACCAGTTCCAAAGGTGAAGTTCAAATTGGTGGTCAAATAAATGTGCCAGTTTCCAACTATGAAATTCCAAGACAAATGAGTGATGCACCAAACTGTAATGCTGATGTCCTGAAACCTGCAGCAGCTAAGAGTGCTGTGTGTCCACCAAATCAAG GTGTAACAGGGGATTGCACAACTCCAAGGACAGAAGGACACAATGAACAAGCAAAATTAACTTGA